The Desulforegula conservatrix Mb1Pa genome segment TTACCGACGCCTGATGGTGACACTTGTGGCATTGGTACAGATCTCTTGATTTGAGCTCGCAAAATTTCGAACCGCCGCAATTCGGACAACTAAAACCATGCGGCCATCTAAGTCTGAATAATGAGTCTTGGCACTTATCTTCGGTCCCATATTCGGACAGGAATTCGTGAATACTCTTTCCTTTTTGAAATTGGATCATATTTTTTGCCATGCTACACCTCCATCATATCTGGATAATCTTTCACATGCCTTAAGATAAGCATGGCGGAGTAAAAATGGTAATCAAATAAAACAATAACAAATAAAGATAAAGCCATTAATATGTGGTCGGTTCCAAATCTTTTTTCCATTCATTCCCCCCCCAAGAAATTAAAATACAATCCCAAAATTCTAAATCAAGAAAGTTATGATTTCGAGTTAGTTCTCATATGATTTTTGAAGTAAAAATGGAATAAATAATTCTCCATTTTGTATATTTTTTGTTAACTCACATATCATTTATTATCCTTCTGCCCATTTGCTGTTGGTTAATACCCATCAAACGCAGGAGTTATGGGGATATCCATGATAAGAATCCAAACAAGTGTAATTTAACTTAAATTTCATTTACATAACATCTGATAAGCATAGTCTCAATATAAATATCATGACGTCCCAATTTCAGGTTTTAATGTATAAGCATCTAATATAGACTGAAGAAT includes the following:
- a CDS encoding transposase produces the protein MAKNMIQFQKGKSIHEFLSEYGTEDKCQDSLFRLRWPHGFSCPNCGGSKFCELKSRDLYQCHKCHHQASV